CGCCGATAGAAGTTGGGCGAGCACAAAATGCTCATCGCGAAAGTTATCGGGCAGGGCGCCGAACAACCATCGTCGTCCGACCGAAATGAATACGACATAGGCCAGAAAGGCCGCAAATACCGGCCAATTCGGTTCGGGGGCGTCACCTTCCTGGCCGGCTCTTTCGAGGTGTTCGCGATGGAGCCAGGCGCACCAGCCGAGCGCGGCGCCAAACACGAAACCGAACGAGAACTCCATCATCTTCCACCAGCCCACCCATTGCCAGCTATCGGGGCCGAAGGCCAGCCACAGGCAACCACCGCCAAAACCGATGGCCCCGCCCAGGGCGCCCCAGAGAGAAAACTGCAATGGAATCGCGAAGGCCTCCTTCGGGCCCAGGGCGCGGAGCATGGCCAGGAGCGCGATGGGGGCGAAGAGCAGTCCCGCCCACGACTCGCCGCGCGGCGGATCTTCGGGCGTCCCCACGGGATGGGAGAAATAGAGCCAGGAATATTTGGGTTCGTTGATATAGTTGACGGCAAACATGAACACAGGAATGGTTATCAGTAGCGCGGCGATGACGGTCGAGCGCTTGTATTGCGTGCGGTCCAGGCCCAGGCCGAGCACCGCGCCGCCGAGCAGGCCCCAAACGCCGCCTTTCACGATGCATCCAAGGACACCCCACGCGCGGGTGTCCCACCCCTGAATTTCTTTGAACCGATCCAATTCCCGTATCAATCCCAGGGTCTGCCCGTAGGTTTCCGTGCCGCCCTGACCCACGCCCATGGCGCCGAAGACGGCTGCGATGACGGCGGTCTCCAACTTATAGCCCAGCAGCAGGCCGATGGACAGTGCGACGAAGACGCCCGGTATCATGGCGCCCCAGGTGCCGCCGCCGATGTAGCCGCGCAGGCCCCAGCCGAGGAGCATAGCGGTGGCGGGCAGCAACACATATAGCCAGGCGGGGTGATCGTTGCGCGTGTTCGTCATCGCGAGTCCTTTCGGTTTATACCGTGGCCTTCGTTGCGCCGGTGGAGATACCGCCGTCGACGAGGAGTGTTTGTCCAGTAATATAGGCGCTTGCATCGGAAGCGAGGAAGACCACGGCACCGTCCAAATCGTGCGGTTGTCCGGGGCGCTTCAACGGGATTCGATCACAAATGTATTCGACCCAGGCCTCGTTTTCATAGAGCGCCTGATTCTGCGCGGTCTTGAACCAGCCGGGCGCCAGGCAATTGACCGTGATGCCGTGAGGGCCCCAGTCGTCCGCGAGGCTCATGGTGAGCTGGCGTGTGCCACCGCGACTTGCGCAATAGGGGCCGAGGCCCGCATAGCCGAAGACGGAAGTGACCGAGCCGATATTGATGATGCGTCCACCCCCCTGAGCAATCATCTTGCGCGCGACGGCCTGGGCCACGAAGAAGGTGCCGCGCAGGTTGGTTTCGAGGACAAGATTCCAGTCGTCCC
The sequence above is a segment of the Candidatus Hydrogenedentota bacterium genome. Coding sequences within it:
- a CDS encoding glucose 1-dehydrogenase, translating into MTPNPFDLTGKVALVTGTSRGLGQYMGRALARAGADLVITSRDVGTLAPFQAEIEALGRRTFPVPLDVRDHASIQQAIETAHAHYGHIDILVNNAGCNARKPALDVTWDDWNLVLETNLRGTFFVAQAVARKMIAQGGGRIINIGSVTSVFGYAGLGPYCASRGGTRQLTMSLADDWGPHGITVNCLAPGWFKTAQNQALYENEAWVEYICDRIPLKRPGQPHDLDGAVVFLASDASAYITGQTLLVDGGISTGATKATV